A section of the Microbacterium sp. MM2322 genome encodes:
- a CDS encoding carbohydrate ABC transporter substrate-binding protein: MALSQRYRLLAPVALLGAAALMLAGCAEGGTGNGGGEAKKTVRISGGITGGEADALNGSFDQFTKDTGIEVEYVGDKGFEGNIVTKVTGGDAPDIAVVPQPGLLKTLVDTGKVLKAPEAVETAVDENWSPDWKKYGTFDDTFYAAPMLANLKGYVWYSPKQFAEWGVEAPKTWDDMIALTDKIVQTTGKPAWCAGFASEAASGWPGTDWVEDLVLRQSGADVYDKWVAGDVKFTDPEIKKAFDAVGDILLNPDYVNAGYGDVKSINATAFGDVAAAVASGDCALTHQASFLSANFLDVKTADGKTPEVAPDGDVYAFIMPGYTEGELQIEGGGEFVAGFSDDESTQKVLAYMASPEFADARVKLGGVISANKKADPSLASSEFLQEAMTTLQDDSTVLRFDASDLMPATVGQGSFWKGMVDWIDGKDTATVLSDIQAGYEN; the protein is encoded by the coding sequence ATGGCATTGTCACAGCGATACCGCCTTCTTGCCCCCGTCGCGCTTCTCGGCGCCGCAGCATTGATGCTGGCAGGGTGTGCGGAAGGTGGCACCGGAAACGGCGGCGGAGAGGCCAAGAAGACCGTCCGCATCTCCGGAGGCATCACGGGCGGCGAGGCAGACGCCCTCAATGGATCCTTCGATCAGTTCACGAAGGACACCGGCATCGAGGTCGAGTACGTCGGCGACAAGGGGTTCGAGGGCAACATCGTCACCAAGGTGACCGGTGGCGACGCCCCCGACATCGCGGTCGTCCCGCAGCCGGGTCTGCTGAAGACCCTCGTCGACACGGGCAAGGTCCTCAAGGCCCCCGAGGCCGTCGAGACCGCGGTCGACGAGAACTGGTCGCCGGACTGGAAGAAGTACGGCACGTTCGACGACACCTTCTACGCGGCACCCATGCTCGCGAACCTGAAGGGTTACGTCTGGTACTCGCCGAAGCAGTTCGCCGAGTGGGGCGTCGAAGCCCCCAAGACGTGGGACGACATGATCGCCCTGACCGACAAGATCGTCCAGACCACGGGCAAGCCCGCATGGTGCGCCGGTTTCGCCTCCGAGGCGGCGTCCGGGTGGCCCGGAACGGACTGGGTCGAGGACCTCGTCCTTCGCCAGTCCGGTGCCGACGTCTACGACAAGTGGGTCGCCGGTGACGTGAAGTTCACCGACCCCGAGATCAAGAAGGCGTTCGACGCGGTCGGCGACATCCTCCTGAACCCCGACTACGTCAACGCCGGTTACGGCGACGTGAAGAGCATCAACGCGACGGCGTTCGGTGACGTGGCGGCGGCTGTGGCGAGCGGCGACTGCGCCCTGACCCACCAGGCGTCGTTCCTGTCGGCGAACTTCCTCGACGTGAAGACCGCGGACGGCAAGACCCCCGAGGTCGCGCCCGACGGCGACGTCTACGCGTTCATCATGCCCGGCTACACCGAGGGCGAGCTCCAGATCGAGGGTGGCGGCGAGTTCGTCGCCGGCTTCTCGGACGACGAGTCGACCCAGAAGGTGCTCGCCTACATGGCATCGCCCGAGTTCGCTGACGCCCGCGTCAAGCTCGGCGGCGTCATCTCGGCCAACAAGAAGGCCGACCCCAGCCTCGCCTCGAGCGAGTTCCTTCAGGAAGCGATGACGACGCTGCAGGATGACTCCACGGTCCTCCGCTTCGACGCATCCGACCTGATGCCCGCCACGGTGGGTCAGGGCTCGTTCTGGAAGGGCATGGTCGACTGGATCGACGGCAAGGACACCGCCACGGTGCTCTCCGACATCCAGGCCGGTTACGAGAACTGA
- a CDS encoding sugar ABC transporter permease yields the protein MSQTTVDRPVDTELAVTTHAQDPKGRSITKIVVAVGFILIAVVALLLVFTVSSEESARVTIGFSLNSFFLWLGAMNPLIQIPVILVVFALVVGIILVLIEFAPRPGRGYFIMRLVACLVIPVLAFMLLRPYANAVVYVVAIALLVGALLFFADFRSRQGAGYLFQLILFMAPASIMLILGLVYPAIATIFKSFFNKAGDEFVGMENYIWVFTNPTGTASIINTILWALLAPTISVVIGLAYAVFIDRARGEKLLKVLVFMPVAISFVGAGIIWKFMYDARQGDQIGLLNAILTAFGGDPVQWLAIKPILNTLMLLVVFIWTQTGFAMVILSAAIKAVPTEQMEAAELDGTNAWQRFRNVTVPGIRSSLIVVLTTVTIASLKVYDIVAVMTGGRDETTVLGFEMVNQQQRFQSFGHSSALAVVLFLFVLPLIVYNARSMAKQKEIR from the coding sequence ATGTCCCAGACGACCGTCGACAGGCCTGTCGACACCGAACTCGCCGTCACCACCCATGCTCAAGATCCCAAGGGACGATCGATCACGAAGATCGTCGTCGCCGTGGGCTTCATCCTCATCGCCGTCGTCGCGCTGCTGCTCGTCTTCACCGTCTCGAGCGAAGAGTCCGCGCGCGTCACCATCGGCTTCTCGCTCAACAGCTTCTTCCTGTGGCTGGGCGCGATGAACCCCCTCATCCAGATCCCCGTCATCCTCGTGGTGTTCGCCCTCGTGGTGGGGATCATCCTGGTGCTCATCGAGTTCGCCCCCCGCCCCGGGCGCGGATACTTCATCATGCGGCTCGTCGCCTGCCTGGTGATCCCGGTGCTCGCCTTCATGCTGCTGCGCCCGTACGCCAATGCTGTCGTCTACGTCGTGGCCATCGCGCTTCTCGTCGGAGCGCTGCTCTTCTTCGCGGACTTCCGCTCCCGTCAGGGCGCGGGATACCTGTTCCAGCTCATCCTCTTCATGGCCCCGGCGAGCATCATGCTCATCCTCGGCCTGGTCTACCCGGCGATCGCGACGATCTTCAAGTCGTTCTTCAACAAGGCGGGCGACGAGTTCGTCGGCATGGAGAACTACATCTGGGTCTTCACGAACCCCACCGGTACGGCCTCGATCATCAACACGATCCTGTGGGCACTTCTGGCGCCCACCATCTCGGTCGTCATCGGTCTCGCGTACGCGGTCTTCATCGACCGAGCCCGCGGGGAGAAGCTCCTGAAGGTCCTCGTGTTCATGCCCGTCGCGATCTCGTTCGTCGGCGCCGGCATCATCTGGAAGTTCATGTACGACGCGCGTCAGGGCGACCAGATCGGTCTCCTCAATGCGATCCTCACGGCGTTCGGCGGTGACCCGGTGCAGTGGCTCGCCATCAAGCCGATCCTCAACACGCTGATGCTCCTCGTCGTCTTCATCTGGACCCAGACCGGTTTCGCCATGGTGATCCTGTCCGCGGCGATCAAGGCGGTTCCGACCGAGCAGATGGAGGCCGCCGAGCTCGACGGCACGAACGCGTGGCAGCGCTTCCGCAATGTCACGGTGCCCGGCATCCGTTCATCGCTGATCGTGGTGCTGACCACAGTGACGATCGCCTCGCTGAAGGTCTACGACATCGTCGCCGTCATGACCGGTGGTCGCGATGAGACGACCGTCCTCGGATTCGAGATGGTCAACCAGCAGCAGCGGTTCCAGAGCTTCGGGCACTCGTCCGCACTCGCCGTCGTGCTGTTCCTGTTCGTCTTGCCGCTGATCGTCTACAACGCCCGATCGATGGCCAAGCAGAAGGAAATCCGCTGA